The following are encoded together in the Tribolium castaneum strain GA2 chromosome 3, icTriCast1.1, whole genome shotgun sequence genome:
- the LOC663387 gene encoding uncharacterized protein LOC663387 produces MCDKTPKKTNNSTICGFSPVTLHESPAQVSPQKNLTGLPRIVRDLVADVYNNIQKWNDLHIKGCTVVKEIASLKADNPKDLSPNLEQLTNDLYGLVQSLRHYKEALILFSNQMRATEKLQQNGSPLFISLNLKSLANLVESVIKAYGEEFEVKEFVLENIAHAKNSDEAMFLAALWTYQYKISDSINSKLEVLLVETGHRKFT; encoded by the exons ATGTGTGACAAGACGcccaaaaaaacaaacaattctACAATTTGTGGCTTTTCGCCGGTTACTC TGCATGAGAGTCCAGCCCAGGTGTCACCCCAGAAAAATTTGACGGGACTTCCCCGAATCGTGCGGGATTTGGTGGCCGATGTTTACAACAATATCCAGAAGTGGAATGATTTACATATCAAGGGGTGCACCGTTGTTAAGGAAATTGCGTCTTTGAAGGCCGATAATCCCAAAGATTTGTCCCCAAATTTGGAACAATTAACCAATGATTTGTACGGATTAGTACAGTCTTTGAGGCATTACAAGGAGGCGTTAATTCTGTTCTCCAATCAAATGAGGGCTACggaaaagttgcaacaaaatgGCAGTCCGTTATTTATTTCACTCAATTTAAAATCTTTGGCCAATTTGGTCGAAAGTGTTATAAAAGCGTACGGGGAAGAATTTGAG GTGAAAGAATTCGTTTTGGAAAACATCGCACATGCGAAGAACTCGGACGAAGCAATGTTTCTAGCCGCCTTATGGACCTATCAGTACAAAATAAGCGAttcaattaattcaaaattggaaGTTTTGCTTGTGGAAACAGGCCATCGAAAATTTACCTGA
- the tun gene encoding protein N-terminal glutamine amidohydrolase isoform X2 produces the protein MASDSKTQIIQRPNSENNKKNPINLFPKQAECSHVSCYCEENVYKLCQDVSTRHSTELNKCFVVFVSNPSRTVPLWRQRAGKDEDRLVIWDYHVIFLYHPEPEKCLVYDLDSELPFPTYVHKYVTETFRTDHILKPDYFRYFRVIPAAEFLRDFSSDRRHMKRPDGTWIKPPPNYPAIQTAATAHNLEDYIQMDLSKGPGQVLNLTQFVQRFYKPAT, from the exons ATGGCGTCTGATTCTAAAACCCAAATTATACAACGACCCAATTCGGAAAACAACAAGAAAAACCCAATTAATCTATTCCCCAAGCAGGCCGAGTGTTCGCACGTGTCCTGCTACTG TGAAGAGAACGTTTACAAGTTGTGTCAAGACGTGTCGACGAGACACTCgactgaattaaataaatgtttcgtaGTTTTTGTCTCAAATCCAAGTCGGACCGTTCCTTTGTGGAGACAACGGGCGGGGAAAGACGAGGATAGATTAGTTATTTGG GACTatcatgtgatttttttgtatcatcCTGAGCCGGAAAAATGCTTGGTTTACGATTTAGATTCCGAATTACCGTTTCCCACATACGTTCACAAATACGTGACGGAAACGTTTCGCACGGACCACATTTTGAAACCGGATTATTTTAGATATTTTAGAGTGATTCCAGCGGCGGAATTTCTGAGGGATTTTTCGTCGGATAGAAGGCATATGAAGAGGCCAGATGGCACGTGGATTAAGCCACCGCCTAATTACCCCGCCATTCAGACAGCTG cAACTGCTCACAATCTGGAGGACTACATCCAAATGGACTTGAGCAAGGGCCCCGGTCAGGTCCTGAATTTGACCCAATTCGTGCAACGCTTTTATAAGCCTGCAACATAG
- the LOC103313525 gene encoding uncharacterized protein LOC103313525, giving the protein MISIVVLFVVGVASSRHISYYDGSPNSRPMISQQQERRICAELCMSGLGGEPCGSDCLDMIPQGLPTKSSHQSSEEPSPDYTRQAVCPVLCENRLGFPLCNCTYSLQTTLQPFFRVNFVEICSRFCLQYGYQLYGCNTCDTYRNMTGIASKASRQLYDWNSWCLSMCKEGDGGSACYCDLLPLGLKLD; this is encoded by the coding sequence GATATCAATAGTGGTCCTGTTCGTGGTGGGCGTGGCCAGCTCAAGACACATCAGCTACTACGACGGCTCCCCCAACTCCCGTCCAATGATAAGCCAGCAGCAGGAGCGTCGCATCTGCGCCGAATTGTGCATGTCGGGGTTGGGGGGCGAGCCCTGCGGCTCCGACTGCCTGGACATGATCCCCCAAGGCCTGCCGACCAAAAGCTCGCATCAGTCCTCCGAGGAGCCGTCGCCCGACTACACGCGCCAAGCCGTCTGTCCTGTGCTGTGCGAGAACCGCCTCGGCTTCCCGCTGTGCAACTGCACCTACTCGCTGCAGACGACGCTGCAGCCCTTCTTCCGCGTCAACTTCGTCGAGATCTGCTCGCGCTTCTGCCTCCAGTACGGCTACCAGCTGTACGGATGTAACACGTGCGACACCTACAGGAACATGACGGGGATCGCGTCCAAGGCCAGCCGCCAGCTCTACGACTGGAACTCCTGGTGCCTCAGCATGTGCAAGGAGGGCGATGGGGGCTCGGCCTGCTACTGCGACCTCCTGCCGCTGGGCCTCAAGCTTGATTAA
- the tun gene encoding protein N-terminal glutamine amidohydrolase isoform X3 has protein sequence MEKVATFLVKCEENVYKLCQDVSTRHSTELNKCFVVFVSNPSRTVPLWRQRAGKDEDRLVIWDYHVIFLYHPEPEKCLVYDLDSELPFPTYVHKYVTETFRTDHILKPDYFRYFRVIPAAEFLRDFSSDRRHMKRPDGTWIKPPPNYPAIQTAEMFFSATAHNLEDYIQMDLSKGPGQVLNLTQFVQRFYKPAT, from the exons ATGGAAAAAGTAGCCACTTTTTTAGTCAAATG TGAAGAGAACGTTTACAAGTTGTGTCAAGACGTGTCGACGAGACACTCgactgaattaaataaatgtttcgtaGTTTTTGTCTCAAATCCAAGTCGGACCGTTCCTTTGTGGAGACAACGGGCGGGGAAAGACGAGGATAGATTAGTTATTTGG GACTatcatgtgatttttttgtatcatcCTGAGCCGGAAAAATGCTTGGTTTACGATTTAGATTCCGAATTACCGTTTCCCACATACGTTCACAAATACGTGACGGAAACGTTTCGCACGGACCACATTTTGAAACCGGATTATTTTAGATATTTTAGAGTGATTCCAGCGGCGGAATTTCTGAGGGATTTTTCGTCGGATAGAAGGCATATGAAGAGGCCAGATGGCACGTGGATTAAGCCACCGCCTAATTACCCCGCCATTCAGACAGCTG aaatgtttttttcagcAACTGCTCACAATCTGGAGGACTACATCCAAATGGACTTGAGCAAGGGCCCCGGTCAGGTCCTGAATTTGACCCAATTCGTGCAACGCTTTTATAAGCCTGCAACATAG
- the MTPAP gene encoding poly(A) RNA polymerase, mitochondrial — protein sequence MSVFLTCRLKNSIGRKKFFNFSSDIVRQLSQQVKQNESFVPFMDVIKFRREEARRSILVQVQSAQSFKELHSYCNSVGNVRQMLHYTVGVEPLNFIVVEFASEKDVTNVLERSSYLEDSQVVPVQSQFLWFRASNRKLPKLKQSKSAILSIENGNQCVTPSEIVNLLSKCDSVSEQMNVLYNSTKLNDLGTRLRFLTARQVENAVRGMFPKAKAYPFGSSVNGYGKMGCDLDLVLRLCDDKVKNDARLMFHCKGLVGSERTASQRNMEAIGDLLQLFLPGCSQVRRILQARVPIIKYYQQLTDVECDLSMANMSGVHMSDFLYIMGSLDARIRPLVFTIRKWASEIGLTNSSPGRWITNFSLTLLVLAFLQKPINSKPILPSLNTLVKLAEPKDSYMTEDGINCTFLRDITKLKTPTENKESLETLLVEFFEFYSQFDFASKALCLNESVAITKPEHCALYIVNPLERGLNVSKNVSMEELDRFRVEARNAAWILESQENKNENWGILSIFENKRKASSVVNFAFANKHGRLVEVSTLFEENTDKPVEYKNASVKKQVENIKNDTKNKLKELQKTNR from the exons ATGTCGGTTTTTTTGACTTGccgtttgaaaaattcaattggGCGAAAGAAATTCTTCAATTTCAGTAGTGATATTGTACGCCAATTGTCTCAACAAG TGAAGCAAAATGAGTCGTTTGTGCCCTTTATGGACGTTATAAAATTTCGGCGAGAGGAGGCCAGACGCAGTATTTTAGTGCAAGTCCAATCGGCTCAGTCCTTTAAAGAACTCCACTCGTATTGCAATTCTGTGGGGAATGTTAGGCAAATGTTGCACTACACAGTTGGGGTTGAACCACTG AATTTCATTGTGGTGGAATTTGCATCCGAAAAGGACGTAACCAATGTTCTTGAGCGCAGTTCTTATCTGGAAGACAGTCAAGTGGTTCCAGTCCAGTCACAATTTTTGTGGTTTAGGGCTTCAAATCgtaaattaccaaaattaaagcagtcCAAAAGTGCCATTTTAAGCATTGAAAATGGTAATCAGTGTGTGACACCTTCTGAAATAGTGAATTTGTTGAGCAAATGTGATTCA GTGTCTGAGCAAATGAATGTTCTTTACAATTCAACCAAATTGAACGATCTTGGGACGAGATTACGTTTTTTAACTGCAAGACAAGTCGAAAATGCTGTTAGGGGGATGTTTCCAAAGGCTAAGGCTTATCCATTTGGCTCCTCGGTCAATGGGTATGGAAAAATGGGTTGTGACCTAGACCTAGTCTTACGATTATGTGACGATAAA GTAAAAAATGATGCCAGATTAATGTTTCACTGTAAGGGTTTAGTAGGGAGTGAAAGAACCGCTTCACAACGAAATATGGAAGCAATCGGTGATTTATTGCAGTTATTTTTGCCAGGGTGTTCACAAGTCCGCCGAATATTGCAAGCCAGAGTCcctataataaaatattaccagCAACTGACTGACGTTGAGTGTGATCTTTCAATGGCAAACAT GTCTGGAGTCCACATGTCCGACTTCCTGTACATCATGGGGTCCCTCGACGCGCGCATTCGCCCCCTTGTTTTCACAATTCGCAAATGGGCCTCCGAGATCGGCTTAACAAACTCAAGCCCCGGTCGTTGGATCACAAACTTCTCCCTAACTCTGCTAGTCCTcgcatttttgcaaaaaccgaTCAATTCCAAACCAATTCTTCCATCACTGAACACTTTAGTCAAACTGGCCGAACCCAAAGACTCTTACATGACTGAAGATGGAATAAATTGCACTTTCCTTCGAGACATTACAAAGCTCAAAACCCCGACCGAAAATAAGGAAAGTTTGGAAACACTTCTTGTTGagtttttcgaattttattCGCAGTTTGATTTCGCGTCGAAAGCTTTGTGTTTGAATGAATCGGTCGCGATAACAAAACCCGAACATTGCGCTCTGTATATTGTGAATCCGTTAGAAAGGGGGCTCAATGTTAGTAAAAATGTCAGTATGGAAGAACTGGACCGGTTTCGAGTTGAGGCGAGAAACGCTGCTTGGATTTTAGAATCACAGGAGAACAAGAATGAAAATTGGGgcattttatcaattttcgaaaataaacgCAAGGCTAGCAGTGTTGTGAATTTCgcatttgcaaataaacacGGAAGGTTGGTGGAAGTGAGCACTTTATTTGAGGAAAATACCGACAAACCTGTTGAGTATAAAAACGCCTCTGTGAAGAAACAAGTGGAGAACATAAAAAACGACAcgaaaaataaactgaaagaactacaaaaaacaaacaggTGA
- the Txl gene encoding thioredoxin-like protein 1, which produces MGTIKVINDESHFQTELANASTRLVVADFTASWCGPCQRIAPIFQQLSTKYVKAVFLKIDVDKCQETAAMQGVSAMPTFIFYRNKTKVDTLRGADPTALENKIQQYYGSEEGEEADAVAGHMDLQPFIMKAQCECLNESDEHLLEHCLNSGGGYLQSDCDEQLIISIAFNQAVKIHSLKIKAPADKGPKNVRIFINQPRTLDFDLADGYTSVQELQLTPEDLEGNPVNLRYVKFQNVQNIQFFIKDNQSGGEVTQIDHLAIIGSPISTTNMGDFKRVAGKKGESH; this is translated from the exons ATGGGCACAATCAAGGTGATAAATGACGAAAGTCACTTCCAGACGGAGTTGGCAAACGCCTCCACTAGACTTGTAGTGGCCGATTTCACTGCCAGTTG GTGTGGCCCCTGCCAGAGAATAGCACCGATTTTCCAGCAGTTGTCCACGAAATACGTTAAGGCCGTTTTCCTGAAAATTGACGTGGACAAGTGCCAGGAAACTGCAGCAATGCAAGGGGTCTCAGCCATGCCtacgtttattttttaccgCAACAAG ACGAAAGTTGATACACTTAGAGGGGCGGATCCCACGgctttagaaaataaaattcagcAATATTATGGATCAGAGGAAGGCGAAGAGGCTGATGCTGTTGCTGGACAC ATGGACTTGCAACCGTTTATTATGAAAGCTCAGTGCGAATGTTTGAATGAGAGTGATGAGCATTTACTAGAGCATTGCTTGAATTCCGGAGGGGGCTATCTCCAGTCAGATTGTGATGAACAG ttGATCATTTCCATTGCTTTTAACCAAGCTGTGAAAATTCACAGTTTGAAAATTAAGGCCCCCGCTGATAAGGGCCCTAAAAAtgttagaatttttataaatcaacCAAGGACTCTCGATTTCGATCTTGCTGACGGGTACACAAGTGTTCAAGAGCTAca aTTAACACCAGAAGATTTAGAAGGCAATCCCGTGAACCTGCGCTATGTTAAGTTCCAAAACGTTCAgaatatacaatttttcatCAAGGATAACCAATCAGGGGGTGAAGTCACCCAAATTGATCACTTAGCAATAATTGGGTCCCCAATCAGTACCACAAATATGGGCGATTTTAAGCGAGTTGCGGGCAAGAAGGGAGAAAGTCATTAA
- the tun gene encoding protein N-terminal glutamine amidohydrolase isoform X1: MASDSKTQIIQRPNSENNKKNPINLFPKQAECSHVSCYCEENVYKLCQDVSTRHSTELNKCFVVFVSNPSRTVPLWRQRAGKDEDRLVIWDYHVIFLYHPEPEKCLVYDLDSELPFPTYVHKYVTETFRTDHILKPDYFRYFRVIPAAEFLRDFSSDRRHMKRPDGTWIKPPPNYPAIQTAEMFFSATAHNLEDYIQMDLSKGPGQVLNLTQFVQRFYKPAT; this comes from the exons ATGGCGTCTGATTCTAAAACCCAAATTATACAACGACCCAATTCGGAAAACAACAAGAAAAACCCAATTAATCTATTCCCCAAGCAGGCCGAGTGTTCGCACGTGTCCTGCTACTG TGAAGAGAACGTTTACAAGTTGTGTCAAGACGTGTCGACGAGACACTCgactgaattaaataaatgtttcgtaGTTTTTGTCTCAAATCCAAGTCGGACCGTTCCTTTGTGGAGACAACGGGCGGGGAAAGACGAGGATAGATTAGTTATTTGG GACTatcatgtgatttttttgtatcatcCTGAGCCGGAAAAATGCTTGGTTTACGATTTAGATTCCGAATTACCGTTTCCCACATACGTTCACAAATACGTGACGGAAACGTTTCGCACGGACCACATTTTGAAACCGGATTATTTTAGATATTTTAGAGTGATTCCAGCGGCGGAATTTCTGAGGGATTTTTCGTCGGATAGAAGGCATATGAAGAGGCCAGATGGCACGTGGATTAAGCCACCGCCTAATTACCCCGCCATTCAGACAGCTG aaatgtttttttcagcAACTGCTCACAATCTGGAGGACTACATCCAAATGGACTTGAGCAAGGGCCCCGGTCAGGTCCTGAATTTGACCCAATTCGTGCAACGCTTTTATAAGCCTGCAACATAG